Proteins encoded in a region of the Saccharopolyspora phatthalungensis genome:
- a CDS encoding LLM class flavin-dependent oxidoreductase: MTSRPKLHLAVALDGAGWHPAAWRDEAARAAELFTAGYWVDVVREAERGLLDLVTIEDSLGPQSTRTDQVRGRLDAGLIAARVAPRTAHIGLAPSAVVTHTEPFHISKAIASLDFISAGRAGWQPQVSGRRSEAAHFGRRDIDPAELFDEAADYVEVVRRLWDSWEDDAEIRDVATGRFIDRDKLHYIDFAGKWFHVKGPSITPRPPQGQPLVAALATDAAALRFAARAADIVFTTAHDAERARITTDRIRAEALAVGREHDIPRILGDLVVFLGEHAADRKARLDELDGTEYTPDAPVFAGTAAELADRLLNQAAGLAGFRLRPGVIPHDLTAITRELVPELQRRGAFRAAYEAGTLRARFGLHRPVSRYATNAGGHL; this comes from the coding sequence ATGACTTCACGACCGAAGTTGCACCTCGCGGTGGCGCTGGACGGCGCCGGCTGGCACCCCGCGGCGTGGCGGGACGAAGCGGCCCGTGCCGCCGAACTGTTCACCGCCGGATACTGGGTCGACGTCGTACGGGAAGCCGAGCGCGGGCTGCTCGACTTGGTCACCATCGAGGACTCGCTCGGCCCGCAGTCCACCCGCACCGACCAGGTGCGCGGCCGTCTCGACGCCGGACTGATCGCCGCCCGCGTCGCGCCGCGCACCGCACACATCGGCCTCGCGCCCAGTGCGGTCGTCACGCACACCGAGCCGTTCCACATCTCCAAGGCGATAGCCAGCCTCGACTTCATCAGCGCCGGCCGCGCGGGCTGGCAGCCGCAGGTGTCGGGACGCCGCAGCGAAGCCGCGCACTTCGGTCGCCGCGACATCGACCCCGCGGAACTGTTCGACGAGGCCGCCGACTACGTCGAGGTGGTCCGCCGATTGTGGGACAGCTGGGAGGACGACGCCGAGATCCGGGATGTCGCGACCGGGCGGTTCATCGACCGCGATAAGCTGCACTACATCGACTTCGCCGGGAAATGGTTCCACGTCAAGGGACCGTCCATCACTCCCCGCCCGCCGCAGGGCCAACCGCTGGTGGCGGCCCTGGCGACCGATGCCGCCGCGCTCCGGTTCGCCGCCCGCGCGGCCGACATCGTCTTCACCACTGCGCACGACGCGGAAAGGGCCCGGATCACCACCGACCGCATCCGCGCCGAAGCGCTGGCGGTCGGGCGGGAGCACGACATCCCGCGCATCCTCGGCGATCTGGTGGTGTTCCTCGGCGAACACGCGGCCGACCGGAAGGCCCGGCTGGACGAGCTCGACGGCACGGAGTACACACCGGACGCTCCGGTGTTCGCCGGAACCGCGGCCGAACTCGCCGACCGGTTGCTCAACCAGGCCGCCGGCCTCGCCGGATTCCGGTTGCGGCCGGGCGTGATCCCGCACGACCTGACCGCGATCACCCGGGAACTCGTCCCGGAACTGCAACGGCGCGGCGCGTTTCGCGCCGCCTACGAGGCAGGCACGCTGCGCGCGAGGTTCGGCCTGCATCGGCCCGTCAGCCGCTACGCCACCAACGCCGGAGGACACCTGTGA
- a CDS encoding alpha/beta fold hydrolase: protein MGLQTATAVLNDVQVHYCTNGCGPAVVFVHGLAEDHGSWRHQQQEFADHRTYAYDLRGHGNSTLGEAEGSLGQLRDDLVAFLSEVSGPAVCVGFSLGGTVVLSAAAQRPDLVTGVVVLGTSSVVGRTAAEFYLRRAEQATDPGEVLESLREDTSAMVTDSTVDIAELVAKRGEAIGDGRGYANAATAMAGLRGNPLTPELAAINCPVTVIGGENDAFCPRKAADILLDALPHATYREIPNAGHLMNVDNRHAVTTALRHALTDR, encoded by the coding sequence ATGGGCTTGCAGACCGCGACGGCCGTGCTGAATGACGTCCAAGTGCACTACTGCACCAATGGTTGCGGCCCCGCCGTGGTGTTCGTGCACGGCCTTGCCGAGGACCACGGCAGTTGGCGGCATCAGCAGCAAGAGTTCGCCGACCATCGCACGTACGCCTACGACCTGCGCGGACACGGCAACAGCACGCTCGGCGAAGCCGAGGGGTCCCTGGGCCAGCTGCGCGACGACCTGGTCGCCTTCCTTTCCGAGGTTTCCGGACCAGCGGTGTGCGTGGGGTTCTCGCTGGGCGGCACAGTGGTGCTCTCGGCCGCGGCGCAACGACCGGACCTGGTCACGGGCGTCGTCGTCCTGGGGACGTCCTCGGTCGTCGGGCGGACCGCCGCCGAGTTCTACCTCCGGCGGGCCGAGCAGGCCACGGATCCGGGAGAAGTGCTGGAATCGCTGCGCGAGGACACCAGCGCAATGGTGACCGACTCCACAGTGGACATCGCCGAACTGGTAGCGAAGCGCGGGGAGGCGATCGGCGACGGCCGCGGCTATGCCAACGCGGCAACCGCGATGGCGGGCCTGCGCGGGAACCCGCTGACCCCAGAGCTGGCGGCGATCAATTGTCCGGTGACCGTGATCGGTGGCGAGAACGACGCTTTCTGTCCGCGCAAAGCGGCGGACATCCTCCTCGACGCCCTCCCCCACGCCACGTACCGTGAGATCCCCAACGCCGGCCACCTGATGAACGTGGACAACCGGCACGCGGTGACCACCGCGCTGCGCCATGCGCTGACAGACCGGTAG
- a CDS encoding sigma-70 family RNA polymerase sigma factor produces MAATTVVTDDFVAQADPYRRELLAHCYRMLGSVHDAEDLVQETYLRAWRAYDRFEGRSSLRTWLYRIATTTCLTALENRKRRPLPTGLGGPSDIPGDELVELPEVPWLEPIPDAMITHAHTDPAAIVGARESTRLAFIAALQHLPARQRAVLILRDVLKWKASEVADTLGTSTTAVNSVLQRARAQLDQVKPSEDDIVEPLTPEQQKLLERYVAAFEAKDIPAIVQLFTEDAVWEMPPFTNWVRGAAQIGRLVDLKCPAGPGDMRLLPARANGQVAFGVYMRGSDDVFRPFHLQVLDFDGAKVRHTVAFFDVSRFPAFGLPTTYPH; encoded by the coding sequence ATGGCTGCCACCACCGTGGTCACCGATGATTTCGTCGCGCAGGCCGACCCGTACCGGCGGGAACTGCTGGCGCACTGCTACCGGATGCTCGGCTCGGTGCACGACGCCGAGGATCTCGTGCAGGAGACCTACCTGCGCGCTTGGCGTGCGTATGACCGGTTCGAGGGCCGCTCGTCGCTGCGCACCTGGCTCTACCGGATCGCCACCACGACCTGCCTGACCGCGTTGGAGAACCGGAAGCGGCGGCCGCTGCCGACCGGCCTGGGCGGGCCCAGCGACATCCCGGGCGACGAGCTGGTCGAGTTACCCGAGGTGCCGTGGCTGGAGCCGATCCCGGACGCCATGATCACCCACGCGCACACCGATCCGGCGGCGATCGTCGGTGCGCGGGAGAGCACCCGGCTGGCGTTCATCGCCGCGCTGCAACACCTGCCCGCCCGGCAGCGCGCGGTGCTGATCCTGCGCGACGTGCTGAAGTGGAAGGCCTCCGAGGTCGCCGACACGCTCGGCACCAGCACCACCGCGGTCAACAGCGTGCTGCAGCGCGCCAGGGCACAACTCGACCAGGTCAAGCCTTCCGAGGACGACATCGTCGAGCCGCTGACCCCCGAACAGCAGAAGTTGCTCGAACGCTACGTGGCGGCGTTCGAGGCCAAAGACATCCCCGCCATCGTGCAGTTGTTCACCGAAGACGCGGTCTGGGAGATGCCGCCGTTCACGAACTGGGTGCGCGGTGCCGCGCAGATCGGCCGCCTGGTGGACCTCAAGTGCCCGGCCGGGCCGGGCGACATGCGGCTGCTGCCGGCCCGGGCGAACGGCCAGGTCGCCTTCGGCGTGTACATGCGCGGATCCGACGACGTGTTCCGGCCGTTCCACCTCCAGGTGCTCGACTTCGACGGCGCGAAGGTCAGGCACACCGTCGCGTTCTTCGACGTCAGCAGGTTCCCCGCGTTCGGCCTGCCCACCACCTATCCGCACTGA
- a CDS encoding siderophore-interacting protein, translated as MATTRTGQTIEHKPAYRLFPVQVARVHRLGPTFVRLTFAAECLRSFGAGGADQRIKLALPQPGRTLADFPDGPDWYQRWLAQPEEIRPHLRTYTVRAYRPEPAELDVDFVLHGGPGHGGPASTWAATARPGDEIGLLGPDRPGTGRMWGCEWAPPASARQLVLAGDETALPAVAAIVESLPPSARGIVCLEVPEEHDRQEWTVPDGVEVRWFARRATVPHGRLLEAGVATALDELHLRARGDVAELDDINVDTSLLWEVPDTSASPGRFYGWLAGEAAVIKRLRRMLVNDYGIPKQAVAFMGYWREGRC; from the coding sequence ATGGCAACGACTCGGACCGGGCAGACGATCGAGCACAAGCCGGCCTATCGGCTGTTCCCCGTCCAGGTCGCACGGGTGCACCGGCTCGGCCCCACCTTCGTCCGGCTGACCTTCGCCGCGGAGTGCCTGCGCTCGTTCGGCGCGGGCGGGGCCGACCAACGGATCAAGCTGGCGCTGCCGCAACCCGGCCGCACCCTGGCGGATTTCCCGGACGGGCCCGATTGGTACCAGCGGTGGCTGGCGCAGCCCGAAGAGATCCGGCCGCACCTGCGCACCTACACGGTCCGCGCCTACCGACCCGAGCCCGCGGAACTCGATGTCGACTTCGTGCTGCACGGCGGCCCGGGCCACGGCGGCCCGGCCTCCACATGGGCGGCGACGGCGCGGCCGGGCGACGAGATCGGCCTGCTCGGCCCCGACCGGCCGGGCACCGGTCGCATGTGGGGTTGTGAATGGGCACCACCCGCGTCGGCCCGTCAGCTGGTGCTGGCGGGCGACGAAACCGCCTTGCCCGCCGTCGCCGCCATCGTCGAATCTCTGCCGCCGAGCGCGCGGGGCATCGTCTGCCTGGAGGTGCCCGAGGAGCATGACCGTCAGGAGTGGACCGTGCCCGACGGCGTCGAGGTGCGCTGGTTTGCCCGCCGCGCGACGGTGCCACACGGAAGGCTGCTGGAAGCGGGCGTCGCCACGGCACTGGACGAGCTGCACCTGCGAGCGCGCGGCGACGTAGCCGAACTCGACGACATCAACGTGGATACCTCGCTGCTGTGGGAGGTCCCCGATACCTCTGCCTCGCCCGGGCGGTTCTATGGCTGGCTGGCCGGCGAGGCGGCCGTGATCAAACGACTGCGCCGGATGCTGGTCAACGACTACGGCATCCCCAAGCAGGCTGTCGCGTTCATGGGCTACTGGCGCGAAGGCCGCTGCTGA
- the selD gene encoding selenide, water dikinase SelD: MTRLEPIRLTQYAHGGGCACKIPPGELESVLGGLAPTVEGPHAELLIGLETGDDAAVVRVGGGPGIVATTDFFTPVVDDPYDWGRIAATNALSDVYAMGGTPILAVNLLGWPRDLLPFELAAEVLRGGCDAAGAAGCHVGGGHSVDDPEPKYGLAVTGLVDPDRLLRNDTARPGLPLSLTKPLGIGVLNTRHKSTGERFEQAIAAMTTLNRDAAVAASRAGVVCATDVTGFGLLGHLYKTMRASGAAAEIDIAAVPYLDGAREAVRAGYVSGGTRRNLDWVRPHLDPGPAPGEELLLLADAQTSGGLLVVGEIPGAPVIGRVLPAGAATIALR; this comes from the coding sequence ATGACCCGGCTCGAACCGATTCGCCTGACCCAGTACGCGCATGGGGGCGGCTGCGCCTGCAAGATTCCGCCGGGTGAGCTGGAATCCGTCCTCGGCGGCTTGGCGCCGACCGTCGAGGGGCCGCACGCCGAACTGCTCATCGGCCTGGAGACCGGCGACGACGCGGCCGTGGTGCGGGTCGGCGGCGGGCCGGGAATCGTGGCTACCACTGACTTCTTCACCCCGGTGGTGGATGATCCCTACGACTGGGGCCGGATCGCGGCTACGAACGCGCTGTCCGATGTGTACGCGATGGGCGGCACCCCGATCCTCGCGGTGAACTTGCTCGGCTGGCCGCGCGACCTGCTGCCGTTCGAGCTGGCCGCCGAGGTGCTGCGCGGCGGCTGCGATGCCGCCGGGGCGGCCGGTTGCCACGTCGGTGGGGGGCACAGCGTCGATGATCCCGAACCCAAGTACGGCCTGGCGGTCACCGGCCTGGTCGACCCGGATCGGTTGCTGCGCAACGACACCGCACGCCCGGGACTGCCGCTGTCGCTGACCAAACCGCTCGGCATCGGCGTGCTCAACACCCGGCACAAGAGCACTGGTGAACGCTTCGAGCAGGCAATCGCGGCGATGACGACGCTCAACCGGGACGCCGCGGTGGCGGCATCGCGGGCGGGGGTGGTGTGTGCCACCGATGTGACCGGGTTCGGGTTGCTCGGCCACCTGTACAAGACGATGCGCGCTTCCGGGGCCGCCGCTGAGATCGACATCGCCGCGGTGCCGTACCTCGACGGCGCGCGGGAGGCGGTGCGGGCAGGCTACGTCAGCGGCGGCACCCGCCGGAATCTCGACTGGGTCCGCCCGCACCTCGATCCCGGCCCGGCGCCGGGGGAGGAGTTGCTCCTGCTCGCCGACGCCCAGACCTCGGGCGGGCTGCTCGTGGTCGGGGAGATCCCCGGCGCACCGGTCATCGGCCGGGTGTTGCCCGCCGGCGCTGCGACGATCGCGCTGCGCTGA